One stretch of Kluyveromyces marxianus DMKU3-1042 DNA, complete genome, chromosome 8 DNA includes these proteins:
- the ICE2 gene encoding Ice2p codes for MPLIKKSVLQTVRMFLTTMYLFLILITIPISFQVGGLNCGLSFTVTLFALYFVSTTFKLVLLERGSAVSTLIYYLQHLLIPSILFMFLSYFEGVERGEVVESECFKVFWKVVVKPWQLSLIHSTPVFTLLEGVFTILAIQAIGETERWLKRTRRSNLWVIVSLLISGGVITLSLFYFYRIYVTPMWELSTPSASLLGFTFSIVCGIGLYGINNGSGSVMESSLFFAYMVRNVYEISPKMAMNAMDEIFDIVKETWQMHQTNLTQKDNLLQLMTKNYRVIWSQIMEHTTLPRNHKYAKLVQEMQRALNPLWLSLKNFTKSVPISIQEIFVVTFKMAKESIIPAVVINLVFRLLIFYSATRIIPTLQRDTKERRSFRRIMNFVYWYSPCIIIAMYTHLILRYSGQLKNELCIWGCFPYESENKIVVDSWSFWNWCNIYSTMLLYALELIGGRN; via the coding sequence ATGCCATTGATTAAAAAGAGCGTACTTCAGACGGTACGTATGTTTCTTACAACGATGTACTTGTTTCTCATTCTGATTACTATTCCAATAAGTTTCCAGGTTGGAGGACTGAATTGCGGGTTATCGTTTACTGTGACGCTATTTGCATTGTATTTTGTGTCTACTACGTTCAAGCTTGTTTTGCTGGAGCGGGGGTCAGCAGTTTCGACGCTGATATACTATTTGCAACACTTGTTAATTCCATCGATATTATTCATGTTTCTTTCGTACTTTGAAGGGGTCGAGCGTGGGGAAGTTGTCGAGTCTGAGTGTTTCAAGGTGTTTTGGAAGGTTGTGGTGAAGCCGTGGCAGCTGTCTTTAATCCATTCGACTCCAGTGTTTACGTTGTTGGAGGGGGTTTTCACGATTCTTGCAATTCAGGCGATTGGGGAGACGGAGAGATGGTTGAAAAGGACGAGAAGAAGCAACTTGTGGGTGATTGTGAGTCTTTTGATTAGTGGAGGAGTGATCACGCTGTCGcttttttacttttaccGGATCTATGTGACTCCAATGTGGGAGCTTTCGACTCCCAGCGCGTCATTGCTTGGTTTTACGTTTTCTATAGTGTGTGGAATTGGGCTCTACGGGATCAACAACGGGTCAGGGTCTGTGATGGAGAGCTCATTGTTCTTTGCGTACATGGTACGGAACGTGTATGAAATCAGTCCGAAGATGGCGATGAACGCGATGGACGAGATCTTCGACATTGTGAAGGAGACGTGGCAGATGCACCAGACGAATCTAACGCAGAAGGATAATCTATTGCAACTCATGACGAAGAACTACCGGGTGATATGGAGTCAAATCATGGAGCACACGACGCTCCCACGCAACCACAAGTATGCAAAACTGGTTCAAGAGATGCAGCGTGCGTTGAATCCATTGTGGCTATCGTTGAAGAACTTCACCAAGAGCGTGCCCATCAGCATCCAGGAAATATTTGTAGTAACGTTCAAGATGGCTAAGGAGAGCATCATCCCAGCAGTAGTGATAAATCTAGTGTTCCGTCTTCTGATCTTCTACAGCGCCACAAGAATCATACCGACATTGCAAAGGGATACTAAGGAGCGTCGCAGTTTCAGACGGATCATGAACTTCGTGTACTGGTACTCGCCCTGCATTATCATTGCGATGTACACGCACTTGATTCTACGGTACAGCGGCCAATTGAAGAACGAACTCTGTATATGGGGCTGTTTCCCATACGAGAGCGAGAACAAGATCGTCGTGGACTCGTGGTCGTTCTGGAACTGGTGCAACATATACTCTACGATGCTGCTTTACGCCCTGGAACTCATCGGGGGCAGGAACTAA
- the UTP25 gene encoding rRNA-binding ribosome biosynthesis protein UTP25, with the protein MSNTGVRQRGAFKTGRKGLREITRPGQKRGRNEVEESVENAEDSEDEEGSDGVPDEEEDPEQRKGQVYDALLTLLKSEHPEKRAKKKKTEQKSTKTKPSPKDEDESEDEEESEDEQQAIEGGLEDEMSGEEADSDVSDLEDSEDESDPFESHFNKYDEKHLEALDKGLTARTVKYKTIKKDVTESESVIFSKPCLEGEEMEPLKGKQSLNSYFVKQKLKIASGFHDTELPLTPIQKELVDPMFQYKDVLYEYENYADEEEYRELYSLHVLNHVYKTRDRILKDNQKLQDNADLELLDQGFTRPKVLIVVPTKDVAYNVVKKIMNKSGLDQFDKKSKFEDQFFEDALPPASKPKSFQHIFKGNTNDFFVLGLKFTRKSMKLYANFYQSDIIICSPLGIQLILENTDKKKRQDDFLSSIEVMVIDQLHSIEYQNVMHISTIFQHINKIPEQQRDTDFSRIRMWYINEQAKYFRQTMVFTKYISPYANSILNGKCRNLAGRWKNHRKILPENSSIGKLGLKVRQIFQRFDLAGGSALDEPDYRFKFFTSVIIPSIVKSTGYEDGILLYIPEYTDFIRVRNYLKERTTILFGEINEYSDQKQLTSNRARFQQGKIKVLLYTERLHHFRRYEIKNVKSVIFYKPPGNPEFYSEVVRNIGKNVFLGNCDINISTVRCVYSKMDSLSLERIVGSRRAAVLTHGQNEVYEFK; encoded by the coding sequence ATGAGTAACACTGGGGTGCGCCAAAGAGGTGCTTTCAAGACTGGTAGGAAGGGATTAAGAGAGATTACAAGGCCTGGACAAAAGAGAGGCAGAAATGAGGTAGAGGAAAGTGTGGAAAATGCGGAGGATAGCGAGGATGAGGAGGGTTCTGATGGGGTTCCAGATGAGGAGGAGGATCCGGAGCAACGTAAGGGACAGGTTTACGATGCGTTGTTGACGTTGTTGAAGAGTGAGCACCCGGAGAAGCGggccaagaagaagaagacagaACAGAAGTCGACCAAGACAAAGCCAAGTCCtaaggatgaggatgagagcgaggatgaagaagagtcaGAGGATGAGCAACAAGCTATTGAAGGTGGTCTAGAGGATGAAATGAGCGGGGAAGAAGCTGATTCTGATGTGTCTGACTTGGAGGATAGCGAAGATGAATCAGATCCGTTTGAGTCTCACTTTAACAAGTACGACGAAAAGCATCTCGAAGCCCTTGACAAGGGTTTGACTGCTAGAACTGTAAAGTACAAGACCATCAAGAAAGATGTGACAGAGTCAGAGTCGGTGATCTTCTCGAAACCGTGCTtggaaggagaagaaatgGAGCCGTTGAAGGGGAAACAGTCTTTGAACTCGTACTTTGTGAAGCAAAAGTTGAAGATCGCGAGTGGATTCCACGACACTGAGCTTCCGCTCACACCTATTCAGAAGGAGTTGGTTGACCCTATGTTCCAATACAAAGATGTGCTTTATGAGTACGAGAACTACGCAGACGAAGAGGAGTACAGAGAACTATACTCGCTACATGTGCTCAATCACGTTTACAAGACCAGGGACCGTATTTTGAAAGACAACCAGAAACTTCAGGACAATGCGGACCTAGAGCTTCTAGATCAGGGTTTCACCAGGCCCAAAGTGCTAATTGTGGTTCCAACCAAAGATGTGGCCTATAACGTCGTGAAGAAAATTATGAACAAGTCAGGATTGGACCAATTCGACAAAAAGTCCAAGTTTGAAGACCAATTCTTCGAAGATGCGTTACCGCCAGCTTCAAAGCCCAAGTCATTCCAGCATATTTTCAAGGGAAACACAAACGATTTCTTCGTGCTAGGCCTCAAGTTCACGAGAAAGTCGATGAAATTATACGCAAACTTCTATCAGTCtgatatcatcatctgttCCCCATTGGGTATCCAATTGATTCTTGAAAACACCgataagaaaaagagacaaGATGATTTCTTATCGAGTATAGAAGTTATGGTCATCGACCAATTGCACTCCATCGAATATCAAAACGTAATGCATATTTCCACTATCTTCCAGCATATCAACAAGATTCCTGAACAGCAGCGCGACACCGATTTCAGCAGAATCAGAATGTGGTACATCAACGAGCAAGCCAAATATTTCCGTCAAACAATGGTCTTCACGAAATACATATCGCCCTACGCAAATTCAATTCTCAACGGGAAGTGCAGAAACCTTGCAGGCAGATGGAAAAATCATAGAAAAATCTTACCTGAGAACTCGAGTATCGGTAAACTCGGTTTGAAAGTGAGACAAATCTTCCAACGGTTCGATCTAGCAGGTGGTAGCGCCTTGGATGAACCAGATTATAGattcaagttcttcacaAGTGTCATCATACCATCAATTGTCAAGTCTACCGGGTACGAAGATGGTATTCTGCTGTATATTCCAGAATACACTGACTTCATCCGTGTAAGAAACTacttgaaggaaagaaCCACCATCTTGTTCGGTGAGATCAACGAATACTCCGatcaaaaacaattgaCTTCTAATAGAGCCAGGTTCCAACAGGGCAAAATCAAGGTGCTACTATACACGGAGAGATTGCACCATTTCAGAAGATACGAAATCAAAAACGTTAAAAGCGTCATCTTCTACAAACCGCCAGGAAACCCTGAATTCTACTCCGAAGTTGTGCGTAACATTGGTAAGAACGTATTTTTGGGCAACTGTGACATTAACATCTCCACTGTAAGATGCGTTTACAGCAAGATGGACAGTCTTTCCCTAGAAAGAATAGTAGGCTCCAGACGTGCTGCGGTATTAACGCATGGACAAAATGAGGTCTATGAGTTTAAGTAA
- the RSM25 gene encoding mitochondrial 37S ribosomal protein mS23, whose translation MKVQQDAVNVLERTSAYLKSGILKKTPAWYNVVAKVPPTKKFARNPQLTDPKNGKSRTDMPDFSNWKANSAGLYKTRPNSVDKKSGASKLYQSPKLVYIEDKLRKLFYQQHPWEFSRPKVLVENSMEVQKYDWSHLQQLDRPLDGESVVQRTLYLLKTAEKKELIDAYDQARFEFYRLRMQEEVETQVAQEEAEMFGSIFSETAIQYGISREQKVIDTWRRKATQEAELMAARSSNPSAAWSAETETSKDEEPEVEEIQL comes from the coding sequence ATGAAGGTGCAACAGGATGCGGTTAACGTGCTAGAGCGTACTTCAGCTTACTTGAAGTCTGGTATTCTTAAGAAGACACCAGCTTGGTACAATGTTGTAGCCAAAGTACCACCTACCAAGAAGTTTGCACGGAACCCGCAACTTACGGATCCAAAGAATGGGAAGTCGAGAACTGATATGCCTGATTTCAGCAATTGGAAGGCTAACAGTGCGGGTTTATACAAGACAAGACCAAATTCTGTGGATAAAAAGAGTGGAGCCTCGAAACTTTACCAGTCTCCTAAGcttgtatatatagaggATAAGTTGAGGAAATTGTTCTACCAACAGCATCCATGGGAATTTTCGAGACCTAAGGTTTTGGTTGAAAACAGCATGGAAGTTCAAAAGTACGATTGGTCACATCTACAGCAGTTGGACAGACCATTGGATGGTGAATCTGTGGTACAGAGGACACTTTACCTGCTAAAGACCgcagagaagaaggaactAATCGATGCATATGACCAAGCTAGATTCGAGTTTTACCGTTTGAGAATGCAGGAAGAAGTGGAGACACAAGTTgctcaagaagaagcggaAATGTTTGGTTCGATCTTCAGCGAGACCGCAATCCAATACGGTATTTCTAGAGAACAAAAGGTTATTGATActtggagaagaaaggCCACACAAGAGGCTGAATTAATGGCTGCTAGATCTAGTAACCCATCAGCTGCTTGGTCAGCTGAGACCGAAACAAGCAAGGACGAAGAACCAGAGGTCGAGGAAATCCAACTCTGA
- the EFM6 gene encoding putative protein-lysine N-methyltransferase has product MSAPVIEEVPFSSSFEDLVPARPIEHLGKTDLTFNGKLASPLVINEDGGESGCGGKVWIAGELLCDYILTGSNEDHLLAKLYPNRDFKRVLELGSGTGLVGLCVGLMDKVNPHSYRQIYVTDIDPLMGLIEQNIVSNGLEDTVHGEVLWWGEPLPETFVEKPVDLVLAADCVYLEAAFPLLEKTLLDLTDVDDPPVILMAYKKRRKADKHFFQKIKKNFKIVEIQDFAKYGYYLKQRTHLFELIREKHN; this is encoded by the coding sequence ATGTCAGCACCAGTTATCGAAGAAGTTCCATTTTCAAGCAGTTTTGAGGACCTTGTTCCTGCAAGGCCTATTGAACATTTAGGAAAGACAGATTTAACGTTTAATGGGAAACTAGCAAGTCCGTTGGTCATAAACGAAGATGGCGGTGAGTCCGGATGCGGTGGTAAAGTTTGGATTGCTGGAGAACTATTATGTGACTATATTTTGACAGGGTCCAACGAAGACCATCTTCTTGCTAAGCTCTATCCCAACAGGGATTTCAAAAGGGTGCTTGAGCTCGGTAGTGGTACGGGGCTTGTTGGATTATGCGTTGGTTTAATGGATAAAGTAAATCCTCACTCGTATCGTCAGATTTATGTAACTGATATTGATCCTTTGATGGGATTGATAGAGCAAAATATAGTATCTAATGGGTTGGAAGACACTGTGCATGGTGAGGTACTTTGGTGGGGTGAGCCATTACCGGAAACGTTTGTCGAGAAGCCTGTCGATTTAGTTCTTGCAGCGGATTGCGTTTATTTAGAAGCAGCATTCCCATTATTGGAAAAGACTTTGCTTGACCTGactgatgttgatgatcCTCCCGTCATCCTGATGGCCTATAAGAAGAGACGGAAAGCTGATAAGCACTTTTTCcagaagatcaagaagaactttaaGATTGTAGAGATACAAGATTTCGCAAAGTATGGATACTACCTGAAACAGAGAACGCATCTGTTTGAACTTATTAGAGAAAAGCATAACTAG
- the FAP1 gene encoding Fap1p → MTGESEEIHDVPYYEQTIREIKNGDEYVCMICTVEMDAACRMYACDKCYRVFDYDCVREWALKSTGKTLDKSWKCPNCYKVNHKVPPAGRSTCWCGKVVEPEVNELDPNSCGQTCNAKKCIHGCSKICHLGPHPECLIPVTVSCKCGKHTKQVPCSSSRKVGKHFNCGNVCGLLLPCGKHTCQKKCHTGFCGPCETEITSELPCYCGLETKKGIKCSSIKVVDYSKNSKGDKWIGVFACDKVRTLHYACGEHSYTETCQAPVSIDKSKPCPFSPKALHTCPCGRTALAELETPRKKCTDPIPTCENTCGKPLSCGKHKCPFTCHTGDCMDPCLIIEKKPCSCRSNNFLVPCQFHESPRCKIKCESNMSCRRHKCFKICCEGKPAAKVREKSLFLKKDRNDETLVEPQHICLKQCNKKLSCGIHDCTWKCHPGKCPPCLESDSNDLVCPCGKTCVPAPVRCGTKLPPCPHPCVKISQGPAPCGHRRGPHKCHPLEEECPPCTVQVTKKCRCHKQQNVLTLCMVSQDQVSCGTECGLPLANCHHKCRNKCHVSGQCDAKCNQICGLRRTSCAHKCKEKCHGKLPCPEKECKEKVAIYCDCNRRTKMVECGATLNNPSRAVTEKLPCDEECAKLKRHMELMEAFGMNDKLLTSKEKMESVVNVAKTFDDLGMPYSEICLNVYNYQTSWCSQIIEVFDKFLDDSTKISLHLKPMRAPQRQFVHELAAAYGLYSESQDPEPNRSVYLKKIKSQSKIPTISLKDASNVYQKFKVLQKERKQAHYESTVTKTLVNIEVQQTANDQTTYDGPNAILISGVGDKSRLDTLKPIAHEYLKYTLVKSPQYKYQSESKSVVIYPEDFENISMNAVKDMEKVIPFIKDSLENHLMATEVRMCKLLKDLTLA, encoded by the coding sequence ATGACTGGAGAGTCGGAGGAGATCCATGATGTTCCTTATTATGAACAGACGATAAGAGAGATTAAGAATGGGGATGAGTATGTGTGTATGATTTGCACCGTTGAGATGGATGCAGCATGCCGCATGTATGCATGTGATAAATGTTACAGGGTTTTTGATTATGACTGTGTACGAGAATGGGCATTGAAGTCCACTGGTAAGACTTTGGATAAGTCCTGGAAATGTCCGAACTGTTATAAGGTGAACCATAAGGTACCGCCAGCGGGCAGAAGTACGTGTTGGTGTGGCAAAGTCGTGGAACCGGAGGTGAATGAACTAGATCCTAACTCTTGTGGACAAACTTGTAATGCAAAGAAGTGTATTCACGGCTGTTCTAAAATTTGTCATCTCGGACCTCATCCGGAGTGTTTGATACCGGTCACTGTGAGTTGTAAGTGTGGGAAGCACACGAAGCAGGTTCCATGTTCTAGTTCCCGGAAAGTAGGTAAGCATTTCAACTGTGGTAATGTCTGTGGGTTGTTGCTACCCTGTGGGAAGCATACGTGTCAGAAAAAATGTCATACAGGGTTCTGTGGGCCGTGCGAAACGGAAATCACCAGTGAGCTACCGTGTTATTGTGGGTTAGAAACCAAGAAGGGTATTAAATGTTCCAGTATCAAGGTTGTAGACTACTCCAAGAACTCGAAAGGTGACAAATGGATTGGTGTATTTGCTTGTGACAAAGTCAGAACATTGCATTATGCTTGTGGCGAGCATTCATACACTGAAACATGTCAGGCCCCTGTAAGTATAGACAAGTCAAAGCCGTGTCCTTTCTCTCCAAAGGCATTACATACGTGTCCTTGTGGAAGGACTGCATTAGCGGAATTGGAAACgccaagaaagaagtgtACTGATCCTATTCCAACTTGTGAAAACACATGTGGGAAACCGTTGTCCTGTGGAAAACATAAGTGTCCATTTACATGTCACACCGGCGACTGTATGGACCCATGTCTCATTATCGAAAAGAAGCCATGCTCCTGTAGGTCGAATAACTTCCTTGTTCCTTGCCAATTCCATGAATCACCCCGTTGTAAGATTAAATGTGAATCAAACATGTCATGTAGAAGACACAAGTGCTTCAAAATATGTTGTGAAGGTAAACCTGCAGCAAAAGTGCGTGAAAAATCGCtattcttgaagaaagataGGAATGATGAAACTTTGGTAGAACCTCAACATATATGTCTAAAGCAGTGCAACAAAAAGCTAAGTTGCGGAATTCATGATTGTACTTGGAAATGCCATCCCGGTAAATGCCCACCTTGTTTGGAATCGGATTCAAATGATTTGGTGTGCCCCTGTGGAAAGACTTGTGTGCCTGCACCAGTCAGGTGTGGAACAAAACTACCGCCATGCCCTCACCCATGTGTAAAGATATCGCAAGGACCAGCTCCGTGTGGCCATAGACGCGGTCCTCATAAATGCCACccattagaagaagaatgtcCACCATGCACTGTCCAAGTGACCAAAAAGTGTAGATGTCACAAACAGCAAAATGTTTTGACTCTATGTATGGTTTCACAGGACCAAGTCTCTTGTGGTACTGAATGTGGTTTGCCGCTTGCCAACTGTCATCATAAATGTCGAAACAAGTGCCACGTAAGCGGTCAATGTGATGCCAAGTGCAACCAAATATGCGGGTTGAGAAGAACATCGTGTGCGCACAAGTGTAAAGAGAAATGTCATGGTAAACTACCTTGTCCTGAAAAAGAGTGTAAGGAAAAAGTGGCCATATACTGTGATTGTAACCGTCGTACTAAAATGGTGGAATGTGGTGCTACGTTGAACAATCCAAGCCGTGCTGTTACAGAAAAATTGCCTTGTGATGAAGAATGTGCAAAACTCAAGAGGCATATGGAATTGATGGAAGCGTTCGGGATGAATGATAAATTGTTAAcaagtaaagaaaaaatggagTCCGTTGTCAATGTTGCAAAAACATTTGATGACTTGGGTATGCCATATTCTGAAATATGTCTAAACGTTTACAACTACCAAACATCGTGGTGTTCTCAAATCATAGAAGTTTTTGACAAGTTTTTGGATGATAGCACGAAAATCAGTTTACATCTAAAACCAATGAGAGCACCACAACGTCAATTCGTTCACGAATTGGCCGCTGCATACGGTTTATACTCTGAAAGTCAAGATCCCGAACCAAACAGATCTGTttacttgaaaaagatcaaatcTCAGAGCAAAATACCTACTATATCGCTAAAGGATGCTTCAAATGTGTATCAGAAATTCAAAGTTTTGCAGAAGGAACGTAAACAGGCTCATTACGAGAGTACTGTCACTAAAACATTAGTCAACATTGAAGTGCAACAAACTGCCAATGACCAAACAACTTACGATGGTCCAAATGCCATTCTGATTTCAGGAGTTGGAGATAAATCAAGACTAGATACATTAAAGCCTATAGCCCatgaatatttgaaatataCTTTGGTGAAATCGCCACAGTACAAATACCAAAGCGAATCCAAGTCAGTAGTCATTTACCCAGAAGATTTCGAAAATATCTCAATGAACGCGGTCAAAGATATGGAAAAAGTAATTCCATTCATCAAAGACTCTTTAGAGAACCATTTGATGGCTACAGAAGTGAGGATGTGTAAACTTCTAAAGGATTTGACTCTTGCATGA
- the LYS12 gene encoding homoisocitrate dehydrogenase, with the protein MLRSRVLQVSRRAYATNGKQLTIGLIPGDGIGKEVIPAGKKVLESLNARHGLSFKFIDLQAGWETFQNTGKALPDETVEVLQKQCQGALFGAVQSPTTKVEGYSSPIVALRKSLGLYANVRPVKAVEGTKDRPVDMVIVRENTEDLYIKLEKSYIDEATGTRVADATKRITEVATKKIATIALEIAQQRLEQRGHATLTVTHKSNVLSQSDGLFREVCRETYEANKDKFGKVAYNEQIVDSMVYRLFREPECFDVIVAPNLYGDILSDGAAALVGSLGVVPSANVGPNIVIGEPCHGSAPDIAGKGISNPIATIRSTALMLEFLGYPDAAKDIHKAVDANIREGKYLTPDLGGNSTTQEVLEDVLSKLD; encoded by the coding sequence ATGTTGAGATCTAGAGTGCTACAAGTTTCCCGTCGTGCATACGCTACAAATGGTAAACAGCTAACAATTGGTTTAATTCCTGGTGATGGTATTGGGAAGGAGGTGATTCCAGCTGGTAAGAAAGTACTAGAGTCTTTGAATGCTAGACACGGGTTGTCTTTTAAGTTCATAGATTTGCAGGCAGGTTGGGAGACCTTCCAGAACACTGGTAAGGCACTACCTGACGAAACCGTTGAAGTTTTGCAGAAGCAATGCCAGGGTGCATTGTTTGGTGCTGTGCAGTCACCAACTACCAAGGTTGAAGGTTACTCTTCCCCAATTGTTGCTCTTAGAAAGAGTTTGGGTCTCTATGCTAACGTCCGTCCAGTGAAGGCAGTTGAAGGTACTAAAGATAGACCTGTAGACATGGTTATCGTGAGAGAAAACACTGAAGACTTGTATATCAAGTTGGAAAAATCTTACATTGACGAGGCTACTGGTACAAGAGTTGCTGATGCAACCAAGAGGATCACAGAAGTCGCTACCAAGAAGATTGCTACGATAGCTCTTGAGATTGCTCAACAAAGATTAGAACAAAGAGGACATGCTACTTTGACAGTTACGCATAAGTCCAACGTTTTGTCACAATCTGACGGTCTTTTCAGAGAAGTGTGCAGAGAAACCTACGAAGCCAACAAAGACAAGTTTGGTAAGGTTGCTTACAACGAACAAATTGTCGATTCTATGGTGTACAGATTGTTCAGAGAGCCTGAATGCTTCGACGTTATCGTTGCTCCAAACTTATATGGTGATATTCTATCGGATGGTGCAGCTGCTCTAGTCGGTTCTCTAGGTGTCGTGCCATCTGCCAACGTTGGTCCTAACATCGTTATTGGTGAACCATGTCATGGTTCAGCTCCAGACATTGCAGGTAAGGGTATCTCCAACCCAATTGCTACTATCAGATCTACAGCTTTGATGCTAGAGTTTTTGGGCTACCCTGATGCCGCTAAGGACATTCACAAGGCTGTCGATGCTAACATTAGAGAAGGTAAGTATTTGACCCCTGATTTAGGTGGTAACTCTACCACGCAAGAGGTCTTGGAAGATGTCTTGTCTAAGCTAGATTAA
- the RCM1 gene encoding rRNA (cytosine-C5-)-methyltransferase RCM1 encodes MEFYRDATWVLEYVEKELSNEKRTAGSLQTLVVSSCKRYKLKTNPRHIYAIVSSTWQYREYLDKIIKKSRILEDIPKKKGKPLFNKDTIRLLVHDLLLSKSKRIQMGKHPIKSFILKHQTRLKAELTKLKVKLKVASLSQLVKNENDAEDVTPVRWIRINPILVKDKYEEVLSELNKKFPQRVDSWTDIVPGSIYYDEYIPNLFGVHPGDKITSHEQYKRGKIIIQDRASCFPSHILNPGKDDVVIDACAAPGNKTTHVAAHIFGDSDTTIDKVQIHAFEKDPERAKTLQKMITTAGCSKGIKIHVGDFTKIGKPEQFPNVTGFIVDPSCSGSGIFGRKAIDRVNLNKKASDGEVDADTDEPADSVEQEKEIIMKEQDLKNRLAKLSSFQYQIVKHAMSFPSAKKICYSTCSIHAEENERVVVDLLLDSKVKEWGWRVRKRSGVIPTWPRRGFVSEFEEVFPKEDAQEIAEGCIRALPKEDGGIGFFAVCFERD; translated from the coding sequence ATGGAGTTCTACCGTGATGCAACATGGGTTTTGGAGTACGTAGAGAAGGAGCTTTCGAATGAGAAGCGTACTGCGGGATCACTGCAAACGTTAGTTGTTTCGAGCTGTAAACGGTATAAGTTAAAGACCAATCCACGTCACATATATGCTATTGTGAGCAGCACATGGCAATATAGGGAGTATCTTGATAAGATTATCAAGAAGAGCAGAATTCTGGAGGATAttcccaagaagaagggcAAGCCATTGTTTAATAAAGACACTATTCGGTTGTTGGTACACGACTTGTTACTTTCGAAATCGAAGCGGATTCAGATGGGGAAGCACCCAATCAAGtcttttattttgaagCATCAGACACGGTTAAAGGCGGAATTGACCAAGCTCAAGGTTAAGCTTAAGGTTGCTAGTTTGTCGCAGTTGGTCaaaaatgagaatgatGCTGAGGATGTTACTCCGGTACGTTGGATTCGTATCAACCCGATCCTTGTCAAGGACAAGTACGAAGAAGTGCTGTCTGAGCTAAACAAGAAGTTCCCTCAAAGGGTTGACTCCTGGACAGATATCGTGCCTGGAAGTATATATTACGATGAGTATATTCCAAACTTGTTTGGGGTTCATCCAGGCGACAAGATCACATCGCATGAGCAATATAAGAGAGGAAAGATCATCATTCAGGATCGAGCCTCTTGTTTTCCATCTCATATTCTAAACCCGGGCAAAGACGACGTTGTTATTGATGCATGTGCTGCGCCAGGTAATAAAACAACGCATGTAGCCGCACATATATTTGGCGACAGTGATACTACTATAGACAAGGTGCAAATACATGCATTTGAAAAGGATCCCGAGAGAGCTAAGACACtacaaaagatgataaCCACTGCAGGGTGTAGCAAGGGTATCAAGATTCATGTTGGTGATTTCACAAAGATTGGTAAGCCGGAACAATTCCCAAACGTTACGGGATTCATTGTGGATCCAAGTTGCTCAGGATCGGGtatctttggaagaaaagcTATTGATAGAGTtaatttgaacaagaaggcTAGTGACGGTGAAGTGGATGCTGATACAGATGAACCGGCAGACTCAGTCGAACAGGAGAAGGAAATTATCATGAAAGAGCAGGATCTTAAGAACAGGTTGGCCAAGTTGTCTTCTTTCCAGTATCAGATTGTAAAGCATGCAATGTCATTCCCAAGCGCTAAAAAGATATGTTATAGTACCTGCTCAATTCATGCTGAAGAAAACGAGCGTGTAGTGGTAGATTTGCTATTAGATTCTAAGGTGAAAGAATGGGGCTGGAGAGTCCGTAAAAGAAGCGGTGTGATTCCAACATGGCCAAGAAGAGGTTTCGTCAGCGAGTTCGAAGAGGTCTTCCCAAAGGAGGATGCTCAAGAAATTGCGGAAGGATGTATCAGAGCACTGccaaaagaagatggtgGGATCGGTTTCTTTGCCGTATGTTTCGAGCGTGACTAA